Proteins from a genomic interval of Gossypium hirsutum isolate 1008001.06 chromosome A09, Gossypium_hirsutum_v2.1, whole genome shotgun sequence:
- the LOC107892348 gene encoding protein NRT1/ PTR FAMILY 1.1, which translates to MEKNPCDQMKHGEEEKHLTTKLGGLKTMPFVISTETFEKVASFGLHANMILYLINEYHMSNAKGANVLFLWSAISNFMPILGAFLSDSFLGRFRVIALGTFVSLLGMSLLWLTAALPQARPPQCNGLATESCASPKAAQLALLFSSFALMSIGAGGIRPCALAFGADQLYNPSNPENKRVLQSFFNWYYASVGLSLMVSVTVIVYIQDAAGWVIGYGVPAGLMFLSTVMFLLGSPLYIKLMPAKSLFTSFAQVMVAAWHNKHLALPAMESDPGIWYYHKGSKLIAPTQKLRFLNKACMIGNPEKDIDMDGKAINPWNLCTVKQVEELKALIKVLPIWSSGIMIAVSISQHSFPVLQARVMDRHLIPGGLQIPAGSFGVFAMITLTIWVATYDQIIVPLLSKFTKRSRGFSLKERMGMGLAISCVATAVAAMVESKRRATAIRQGLGDKPHGMVHMSGMWLVPQYSLIGLAEGLNAIGQIEFYYSQFPKSMASIGVALFALGMAVGNLVGSLIVGAVDKLTSKGGKQSWVSNNLNMGHYDYYYWILTILSVINVFFYLICCWAFGSSDNKNKIVWDEEEGTEDELELELGDHAKGVASPIVFTH; encoded by the exons ATGGAGAAGAACCCTTGTGATCAAATGAAACATGGTGAAGAAGAGAAGCATCTCACCACCAAACTGGGTGGCCTTAAGACCATGCCTTTTGTTATAT CAACCGAGACATTTGAGAAAGTTGCAAGCTTTGGTCTTCATGCAAATATGATTTTGTACTTAATAAATGAATATCACATGTCCAATGCCAAGGGAGCTAACGTTCTATTCCTGTGGTCTGCAATTTCGAATTTCATGCCAATCCTTGGTGCTTTTCTCTCTGATTCTTTCCTCGGCCGCTTTCGCGTTATCGCGCTCGGAACATTCGTCAGCCTTCTT GGAATGAGCTTGTTATGGTTAACTGCTGCCCTTCCGCAAGCAAGGCCTCCTCAATGCAACGGTCTGGCGACAGAAAGTTGTGCATCTCCAAAAGCAGCTCAGCTGGCGCTTCTCTTCTCATCTTTTGCTTTAATGTCAATCGGAGCCGGTGGCATTAGGCCATGTGCCTTGGCCTTCGGTGCTGATCAGTTGTACAATCCTAGCAACCCTGAAAACAAGAGGGTGTTGCAAAGCTTCTTCAACTGGTATTATGCTTCAGTTGGACTTTCACTCATGGTTTCCGTAACTGTTATTGTGTATATTCAAGATGCAGCCGGGTGGGTCATAGGCTATGGAGTTCCAGCAGGGCTCATGTTCCTCTCCACAGTCATGTTCTTATTGGGTTCACCACTTTACATTAAATTGATGCCTGCTAAGAGCTTGTTTACAAGCTTTGCTCAAGTCATGGTGGCAGCTTGGCACAACAAACACTTGGCTTTGCCAGCAATGGAATCTGATCCAGGCATATGGTACTATCACAAAGGTTCCAAGCTTATTGCACCAACACAAAAATTGAG GTTTCTTAACAAAGCTTGTATGATCGGAAATCCGGAGAAGGATATAGACATGGATGGCAAGGCTATAAATCCATGGAACCTATGCACTGTGAAACAAGTGGAAGAATTGAAAGCATTAATCAAAGTGCTCCCCATTTGGTCTAGTGGGATCATGATCGCCGTATCCATCAGCCAACACTCCTTTCCGGTGCTCCAAGCCAGGGTCATGGACCGTCACTTAATTCCTGGAGGACTACAAATCCCTGCTGGTTCCTTTGGCGTCTTCGCAATGATTACACTCACGATATGGGTCGCTACCTATGATCAAATCATAGTCCCCTTGCTATCTAAGTTCACCAAACGATCACGAGGGTTCAGCTTGAAAGAACGAATGGGAATGGGCTTAGCAATATCTTGTGTGGCAACGGCGGTGGCAGCAATGGTGGAGAGCAAGCGGCGAGCCACCGCAATAAGACAAGGATTGGGTGACAAACCCCATGGGATGGTGCACATGAGTGGAATGTGGTTAGTGCCACAATACAGCCTGATTGGATTAGCCGAGGGACTCAATGCAATTGGACAAATAGAGTTCTACTACTCTCAGTTCCCTAAGAGCATGGCTAGCATTGGAGTGGCACTTTTTGCCCTTGGGATGGCGGTGGGGAACTTGGTTGGTAGCCTTATAGTTGGAGCAGTAGATAAGTTGACCTCAAAAGGAGGAAAACAGAGTTGGGTATCAAACAACCTTAATATGGGTCATTATGACTATTATTATTGGATTCTTACAATTTTAAGTGTGATTAATGTGTTTTTTTACTTGATCTGTTGCTGGGCTTTTGGATCTAGTgacaacaaaaacaaaatagtatgggATGAAGAGGAAGGCACTGAAGATGAACTAGAACTAGAACTAGGTGACCATGCCAAGGGAGTGGCATCTCCCATTGTTTTTACTCATTGA